A single Crateriforma conspicua DNA region contains:
- the rsgA gene encoding ribosome small subunit-dependent GTPase A encodes MPKKKHNKLRADFRKKHQGRVRDSDLTRRFQTGDQDSLADAVQSERLTGKGDLTRKRTVIGADSNPDQAAGLNVKLDTDSDLIRGRVVSVHGLKVRVIGDDGRRYECAVRQLLKSLSTDQRHVVVAGDRVMLRAESPQDGMIESVLPRRGVLSRTSRGKQHVIVANVDYVLIIASVARPSLKPALIDRFLLTAAQCEIQPIIVFNKCDLIDPMRIQPMVGVYASMGYRTLMVSAETEWNIDPLRALLTGKQAVLAGQSGVGKSSLLNRIQPGLGLAVGEVSDDNDKGRHTTTASRLIPTDGGGAVFDTPGIRQFQLWNIEANEVGGLMPDFRPYVSSCRYPDCLHLTETDCAVKDAVADARIDARRYDAYCHLLEEDLLPQ; translated from the coding sequence ATGCCAAAGAAAAAACACAACAAGCTTCGTGCCGATTTTCGCAAGAAACACCAGGGACGTGTCCGCGATTCAGATCTGACCCGCCGCTTTCAAACCGGGGATCAAGACAGTTTGGCCGATGCCGTCCAGTCCGAACGGTTGACCGGCAAAGGAGACCTGACGCGCAAGCGAACGGTCATCGGTGCCGATTCCAATCCGGATCAGGCGGCCGGTCTGAATGTCAAATTGGACACCGATTCCGATTTGATTCGTGGCCGGGTTGTCAGCGTTCACGGGCTGAAGGTTCGTGTGATCGGTGACGATGGACGACGGTATGAGTGCGCCGTGCGGCAGTTGTTGAAGTCACTGTCCACCGACCAGCGACATGTCGTGGTGGCCGGTGATCGCGTGATGCTGCGTGCGGAATCACCGCAAGACGGAATGATCGAAAGTGTATTGCCGCGGCGTGGCGTGTTGTCACGGACCAGTCGCGGAAAACAGCATGTGATTGTCGCCAATGTCGACTATGTGCTGATCATTGCCAGCGTGGCTAGGCCATCGCTGAAGCCCGCATTGATCGATCGGTTTTTGTTGACGGCGGCTCAATGCGAAATTCAGCCGATCATCGTTTTTAATAAATGCGATTTGATCGACCCGATGCGGATTCAGCCCATGGTGGGTGTTTACGCGTCGATGGGATATCGAACGCTGATGGTATCCGCCGAAACGGAATGGAACATCGATCCACTGCGTGCGTTGCTTACCGGCAAACAGGCGGTTCTGGCAGGGCAAAGCGGTGTGGGGAAAAGCAGTTTGCTGAACCGGATCCAACCGGGGTTGGGGCTGGCCGTGGGCGAAGTCAGTGACGACAACGACAAGGGGCGTCACACCACGACCGCGTCGCGATTGATTCCCACCGACGGCGGTGGTGCCGTCTTTGATACGCCCGGGATCCGCCAGTTTCAATTATGGAATATCGAGGCCAATGAGGTTGGCGGTTTGATGCCCGATTTCCGACCCTATGTCAGCAGTTGTCGGTATCCGGATTGTCTGCATTTGACCGAGACGGATTGTGCTGTGAAGGATGCCGTCGCCGATGCCCGCATCGATGCGCGACGGTATGACGCCTATTGCCACTTGCTGGAAGAGGATTTGCTGCCGCAATGA
- the ftsH gene encoding ATP-dependent zinc metalloprotease FtsH, with amino-acid sequence MENRPEEKTDSAADGRKRGNNSFLIALVVAGLIAMLFFNRGEERDRVTASFFQNELAGDNIESVVITDETIRGKFKTRPNKPASEQSADADTVQKYRKEFYVTRNRDAGATIELEDQLREAEVPYEFAERDRTGEILSLLIMVGLPLAIIAFLFVMIRRTRSDIMGGGFLSGFSKSPAKRFEANEKAIKFTDVAGLEGVKADLQEIVDYLKTPEKFQKLGGFVPKGVLLNGPPGTGKTLLARAIAGEADVPFFSVNGSEFIQMFVGVGASRVRDLFRTAKEQAPSIIFIDEIDAVGRQRGAGLGGGHDEREQTLNQILGEMDGFSGSQAVIVVAATNRPDVLDPALLRPGRFDRHITVGRPTMKGREEIFKVHVRDVPLGDDVDLKRLAAGTVGLTGADIRNMVNEAALWAARQDKKLVEMEDFDYARDKILMGAKREEVLQESEKEKTAYHEAGHTLTAWHLDGSHIVHKVTIIPRGRALGVTQYVPNEDRLSISKRELEHQLIVLLGGRAAEKIIYSETCVGAENDLERATSIARRMVTHWGMSSKIGPVSYKTSDEDPFLGREIHQSRQFSEHTQELIDEEVARILLEADQKAEQLLREHREELESITRALLEKEELSELELTDLIGPSIHQRNGTKKDKVEQTLAPESAQEHSPGAPIQRDGDSRDAANPINGET; translated from the coding sequence ATGGAAAATCGTCCGGAGGAGAAGACCGATTCGGCCGCCGATGGTCGCAAGCGGGGAAACAATTCGTTTTTGATCGCCCTCGTGGTGGCCGGGCTGATCGCGATGTTGTTTTTCAATCGTGGCGAAGAACGCGACCGGGTCACCGCCAGCTTTTTCCAGAACGAACTGGCCGGCGATAATATCGAAAGTGTCGTCATCACCGATGAAACCATCCGCGGAAAATTCAAAACCCGGCCCAACAAGCCGGCGTCCGAACAATCCGCCGATGCCGACACGGTCCAGAAATACCGCAAAGAGTTCTACGTCACTCGCAACCGTGACGCCGGTGCCACCATCGAACTGGAAGACCAGTTGCGTGAGGCCGAGGTGCCTTATGAGTTCGCCGAACGCGACCGTACCGGCGAAATTCTCAGTCTGCTGATCATGGTCGGGCTGCCGCTGGCGATCATCGCATTCCTATTTGTGATGATTCGTCGGACACGCAGTGACATCATGGGCGGCGGGTTTTTGTCGGGATTCAGCAAGAGTCCCGCCAAGCGTTTCGAGGCGAATGAAAAGGCCATCAAGTTCACCGACGTCGCGGGGTTGGAAGGCGTCAAAGCCGACCTGCAGGAAATTGTCGACTACCTGAAGACGCCCGAGAAGTTTCAAAAACTGGGTGGCTTTGTTCCCAAAGGTGTGCTGCTAAACGGGCCTCCGGGAACGGGAAAAACGTTGTTGGCACGCGCCATCGCGGGCGAAGCGGACGTGCCCTTCTTCAGCGTCAACGGCAGCGAATTCATTCAAATGTTCGTCGGCGTCGGTGCCAGTCGTGTCCGCGATCTGTTCCGCACGGCGAAGGAACAAGCGCCTTCGATCATTTTCATCGACGAAATCGACGCCGTTGGTCGCCAACGCGGTGCGGGCCTGGGCGGCGGACACGATGAACGTGAACAAACGTTGAACCAAATCCTGGGTGAAATGGACGGCTTCAGCGGCAGCCAAGCGGTGATCGTTGTCGCCGCGACCAACCGACCGGATGTTTTGGACCCGGCGTTGCTGCGCCCCGGCCGCTTTGACCGTCACATCACCGTCGGGCGTCCGACGATGAAAGGCCGCGAAGAAATCTTCAAGGTCCACGTTCGCGACGTTCCACTGGGCGACGATGTTGATCTGAAGCGTTTGGCGGCTGGTACGGTGGGTTTGACCGGTGCGGACATTCGCAACATGGTCAACGAAGCGGCACTGTGGGCGGCACGTCAGGACAAAAAGCTGGTCGAAATGGAAGATTTCGATTACGCCCGTGACAAGATCCTGATGGGGGCCAAACGCGAAGAGGTGCTGCAGGAAAGTGAAAAGGAAAAGACCGCTTATCACGAAGCGGGGCACACCCTGACCGCTTGGCATTTGGACGGTTCGCACATCGTGCACAAGGTGACGATCATTCCCCGTGGCCGTGCATTGGGGGTCACCCAGTATGTGCCCAATGAGGATCGGCTGAGCATCAGCAAGCGTGAATTGGAACACCAATTGATCGTTTTGCTGGGGGGGCGTGCTGCCGAAAAGATCATCTACAGCGAAACCTGTGTCGGTGCCGAAAACGATTTGGAACGCGCCACCAGTATCGCGCGACGCATGGTCACGCACTGGGGCATGAGTTCGAAAATCGGTCCGGTCAGCTACAAAACCAGCGATGAAGACCCGTTCTTGGGACGCGAAATCCACCAGTCACGACAGTTCAGCGAACACACGCAGGAGTTAATCGACGAAGAAGTCGCGCGGATTTTGCTGGAGGCCGATCAAAAGGCGGAACAACTGTTGCGCGAACATCGCGAAGAACTGGAATCCATCACCAGGGCGTTGTTGGAAAAGGAAGAACTGTCGGAATTGGAACTGACCGACCTGATCGGGCCGTCGATTCATCAGCGCAACGGGACCAAGAAAGATAAGGTCGAACAGACGCTTGCACCCGAGAGTGCCCAGGAACACAGTCCCGGCGCACCCATCCAGCGCGACGGCGATTCGCGGGATGCCGCCAACCCGATCAATGGCGAAACCTGA
- a CDS encoding lactonase family protein produces the protein MRSRRLTVAVGFSLFAATLGQAATSAVFFGTTTPRGGTSQGIYQGQFDSDSGKLTNIALAAELSNPGFVAKHPTLDILYSTGSIDGQAVVAAYKIDRGADGSWLTPVGHQEIGDGGAAHLSTDRSGKVLMSAQYGGGSVAVFPLADDGTIQPRSDLQKHSGGSGVVDRRQDKPHAHWVGTSPDNRFVFVPDLGLDRVVIYRLDAENAKLTPHGEGVCPPGGGPRHMKFSPDGDKAYVLNELALSVTAFEYDAKAGTMAPVQTIETLSQDTKAKETFNSAAEIRVHPSGKFVYTSNRGHDSISAFRVDDESGKLSVIEVEPIRGGWPRNFNLDPSGRYLLAAGRDSNTVTVFAIDSESGELTYTRNMAVVPTPICVEFASN, from the coding sequence ATGCGTTCACGTCGTTTGACCGTTGCGGTCGGGTTCAGTTTGTTTGCGGCGACATTGGGTCAAGCCGCTACGTCGGCGGTCTTTTTCGGAACGACGACCCCACGAGGCGGCACCAGCCAGGGGATTTACCAGGGCCAGTTTGATTCCGACAGTGGCAAGTTGACGAACATCGCTTTGGCCGCTGAATTGTCCAACCCCGGATTTGTCGCCAAACACCCGACCCTGGACATTTTGTACAGCACGGGGTCCATCGATGGTCAGGCGGTGGTGGCCGCGTACAAGATCGATCGTGGCGCCGATGGCAGTTGGTTGACACCGGTGGGGCACCAAGAAATCGGTGACGGTGGTGCAGCGCATCTGTCGACCGATCGCAGCGGAAAGGTTTTGATGTCGGCCCAATATGGTGGCGGCAGCGTTGCCGTGTTCCCGCTGGCCGACGATGGCACGATCCAGCCGCGTAGCGATTTGCAAAAACACAGTGGCGGCAGCGGTGTCGTGGACCGACGTCAAGACAAACCGCACGCCCATTGGGTGGGGACATCGCCGGACAATCGCTTCGTGTTTGTTCCCGATTTGGGATTGGACCGTGTCGTGATTTATCGTTTGGATGCTGAAAATGCCAAGCTGACGCCGCATGGTGAAGGCGTTTGCCCGCCCGGCGGTGGTCCGCGGCACATGAAGTTCAGCCCCGACGGGGACAAAGCCTATGTGTTGAATGAACTGGCCCTTTCGGTCACCGCGTTCGAATATGACGCCAAGGCCGGCACGATGGCTCCGGTGCAAACCATTGAAACTCTTTCCCAGGACACCAAGGCAAAAGAGACTTTCAACAGTGCCGCGGAGATCCGTGTTCATCCCAGCGGAAAGTTTGTCTACACCAGCAATCGCGGTCACGATTCGATCAGCGCGTTCCGGGTGGACGATGAATCAGGAAAGCTGTCGGTGATCGAAGTCGAACCTATTCGCGGCGGGTGGCCGCGGAATTTCAACCTGGATCCCAGCGGCCGCTATTTGTTGGCCGCCGGACGCGACAGCAATACCGTCACGGTGTTCGCCATCGATTCGGAATCCGGCGAATTGACTTACACGCGGAACATGGCCGTTGTGCCGACACCGATCTGCGTTGAATTTGCGTCCAATTGA